A window of the Acidobacteriota bacterium genome harbors these coding sequences:
- a CDS encoding TolC family protein, with product MSHPSSSRRALRTATAVFGLGISLLVPHSPLMAQDLAAHQPGTGIVVQSPAPASDPSPQSQSSDAAELARKQAENEPRIGVTPGRSMGLSLQNAILMALAKNPDIEIQRVAVQQANYDFARSRGAYDLFLSSSFFYETKAVPTASLIGGAGDSGAVTTDTFNQTLNFKQLFKSGGTLSVDFNNGRTSTDNAFTALNPTYNSQLSATFTQPLLKNFKLDSAQRQTLLTKKRLDISDSQFRQRVIDIIANVQRAYWDLVFAKRDVEIKEEAVNLARTQLEQNKRFVDAGTLAPVEIVSVEAQLEQRQEDVLISLEQLTRAENALKKLILENRTDPMWNEAVSPTEKIQLEPISFTVTDAVETALKNRPEMEQFRFQGELNKIETDYFKNQLKPQVDLIASYSLAGLAGTVLPPRNPFSGGFNAAILERVNLLSSQLGVTPVVIPPSGQIPDFFSGGLGQSLGNLFSRNFRDVRVGVQFTFPWQNRAAKADLGRSQAQTRLTEVQQIKQESQIESEVRDALQSVQTASKRVQAARASLKASESQLASEKRRFEVGESTTFLVLDRQKALSEARGRELRAMTDYNKAVAELQRVMSITLSANRLQVSPAQEIQPSTADTGGQTSDKP from the coding sequence ATGTCTCACCCATCATCTTCCCGCCGGGCATTACGGACAGCAACTGCTGTTTTTGGTCTTGGGATATCACTTTTGGTTCCACACTCCCCGTTGATGGCGCAGGATCTGGCCGCCCATCAACCAGGAACAGGCATTGTGGTTCAGTCACCAGCGCCCGCATCAGATCCTTCGCCGCAATCCCAATCAAGCGACGCCGCCGAACTCGCACGCAAACAGGCTGAAAATGAACCGCGTATCGGCGTGACCCCAGGTCGTTCAATGGGGTTGAGTTTGCAAAACGCGATTTTGATGGCGCTGGCCAAAAATCCGGACATTGAAATCCAGCGGGTGGCGGTGCAGCAGGCGAATTATGATTTCGCCCGGTCGCGTGGCGCCTATGATTTGTTTCTTTCGTCGTCATTTTTTTATGAGACCAAAGCCGTGCCGACCGCATCGTTAATCGGAGGTGCTGGTGATTCGGGCGCGGTCACAACCGACACCTTTAACCAGACGCTCAATTTTAAACAGTTATTTAAATCAGGTGGGACGCTCTCGGTTGATTTCAATAATGGTCGTACCTCGACAGACAACGCGTTTACAGCGTTAAATCCCACGTACAATTCACAACTGAGTGCCACATTCACTCAGCCGCTTCTAAAAAACTTCAAACTCGACAGTGCGCAGCGCCAAACGTTGCTGACCAAAAAACGGCTCGATATTTCTGATTCCCAGTTTCGGCAGCGTGTGATTGATATCATTGCCAATGTTCAGCGTGCCTACTGGGATCTGGTCTTTGCCAAACGGGATGTCGAAATCAAGGAAGAAGCCGTTAATCTGGCTCGCACCCAACTTGAACAAAACAAACGTTTTGTAGATGCTGGTACATTGGCGCCGGTTGAAATTGTTTCGGTTGAAGCCCAGTTGGAACAGCGCCAGGAAGATGTTCTGATTTCGCTCGAACAGCTTACCCGGGCTGAAAATGCTCTCAAAAAGCTGATTTTGGAAAATCGAACTGACCCAATGTGGAATGAAGCGGTGTCTCCAACCGAGAAAATTCAACTGGAGCCGATCAGTTTTACCGTCACCGACGCAGTTGAAACCGCGCTCAAGAACCGACCCGAAATGGAACAGTTCCGGTTTCAGGGCGAGTTAAACAAAATCGAAACCGACTACTTTAAAAACCAGCTCAAACCACAGGTTGACCTGATCGCCAGTTATTCCCTGGCCGGGTTGGCTGGCACCGTGCTTCCACCGCGGAATCCGTTTAGCGGGGGGTTCAACGCGGCGATTCTGGAACGGGTGAATTTGTTATCTTCGCAGCTTGGGGTTACCCCGGTGGTGATTCCACCATCAGGTCAAATTCCAGACTTTTTCTCCGGCGGATTGGGACAAAGCCTTGGAAACCTGTTTTCACGCAATTTCCGGGATGTGCGGGTTGGGGTTCAGTTTACCTTTCCGTGGCAAAATCGCGCCGCCAAAGCCGATTTGGGACGCTCACAGGCCCAAACCCGGCTCACCGAAGTTCAGCAAATCAAACAGGAATCCCAAATCGAATCAGAAGTTCGAGATGCGCTGCAGTCGGTTCAAACCGCTTCCAAGCGGGTCCAGGCGGCCCGGGCATCGCTCAAAGCCTCGGAATCCCAACTCGCCAGCGAAAAACGTCGTTTCGAAGTCGGTGAATCAACGACTTTTCTGGTGCTTGACCGTCAAAAAGCGCTTTCCGAAGCCCGTGGTCGCGAATTACGTGCCATGACCGACTACAACAAAGCTGTGGCCGAATTACAGCGGGTGATGTCTATCACGCTCTCAGCTAACCGGTTACAGGTGAGTCCAGCTCAGGAAATCCAACCTTCTACCGCTGATACTGGCGGCCAGACATCTGACAAACCATAA
- a CDS encoding AAA family ATPase produces the protein MISLSAYTLNSVLHETENSIVFRGTRAQDGLPIIGKMIKDEYPTTAQLARFQGEFELLRNLAGEGVVEVFGIEQFENRMVILLEDFGGRSLHQLYHHQPCPLADGLRLAIRVSRILSRIHQANVIHKDITPGNIVFNPTKDILKLIDFGSATHFALEKSAFQSVNVLEGTLAYISPEQTGRMNRGLDYRTDLYSLGVVLYELFTGQLPFQSRDLLELVHCHLAVDPIPPGQMNPEIPEIVSDIILKLMAKAAEDRYQSAEGVAFDLRESLSQLEHTGRISPFVLGRHEILNRFQIPQKLYGRETETAELLSLFRRVSDGTSELGLISGYSGIGKSALVQELFKPITEERGYFISGKFNQFQRNVPYASVIQAFQSLIRQILTESESQIAQWRQELTEALGINGELITSVIPEVELIIGPQPPVVSLGPTETRNRFNLMFQNFIRVFAQADHPLVLFLDDLQWADPDSLKLIGTLISTVDIHHLLVLGAYRDNEVDPGHPLQLMIHEAQKNGASISDIKLVPLGLQEVTALVADTLNQPPAAVAPLAELVFGKAAGNPFFTSEFLKHLNQDELIWFDPEPAEWIWDIDQIRAAEITDNVVELITANIQRLSPATIDVLRIAACLGNQFDLLKLSLATGKTEREIITDLREAVREGLILPLGDGYQVIEYGILGDRTRETIECKFAHDRVQQAVYSLIPVASLEKIHFTVGQRLLSGISADQLEDLLFEIVNHLNSGPGLLTTDHERFELAELNHRAGCRARESAAFQPALNYFSTAIELLPADVWHNQYQFTLRLYNDACEAAFLCGQYEQMQTLAAVVMTEAREILDTLKVYDVRSQALFAQNQLKDSVDIALEFLKKLEIEFPLQPTQEDIGRALHELNRLLNGRPIESLVDLPVMTDPPALAAQQMLARIGVAAYAAYPQTFPLIVAHRVKLSLLHGNTPLAVSAYASYGLFLSGWLQNIDAGYEFSTLALELIEKFGAEHLRIRVSLIHYAMVSYWKDHLKDCMAPLIEIYKSGLEQGDFEYATSLLLMISLCEINLGTELNLQYQNLVKYGDLLKRMKQARPGVAISILKQVVSNLLGKASDPALLIGDACNATQLLANPAVQKDTALLGVIHLYQLELCIYFERYQAAIEQADLTRRYLPGLNSTGSIPMYHFYDALARLAIAKTDSEQRAALLAQVEATQLKLGLWARKCPGNVAHKFHLVEAERLGLEGKIPEAMAAYDTALELAKRHGYIQEEALANELTARFYASLGRTKIARMYLEEARYGYTRWGATGVLQRFEADHPELLIRPAEFRGPATGKFQSPVVTTSTRTDSTSTGAIDMNTVIRASQVISSEIVLERLLTKILRLVIGNAGAQRAALLLPKDGQFFIEAQCEGDLDHIQVLQSQPVTASTTLPQTVINFVARTQELVLCDNISDDRRFAKDPYIEHEQPASMLCLPVQNQGKLTAILYLENKSVRGAFTSQRVELMNLLTAQSAMSIENALLYASLESKVKERTAELTITVEQLQRSEAEIKEKNTQILDSIRYAERIQQAILSADEPVVQSLGEYFILFRPRDIVSGDFYWFQEVDGALLLAVADCTGHGVPGALMSMIGTSLLNQIVIEKQVHTPGLILEHLHVGIRRALRQDEGEASSQDGMDIGIIRIEASRNLVTFAGAKRPLYLADHKGVFQEIQGDRKPIGGRQKEAVRHFTEHRIEILDEMTFYLCTDGLADQPGDVESKFGTRRVRELLQANCQLPLAEQHSRIIAAIAAHQGQTPQRDDIALVGVRIRMGLRAEKTRAWG, from the coding sequence ATGATTTCGCTCAGTGCTTACACACTCAACTCGGTACTGCACGAGACTGAGAATTCGATTGTCTTTCGAGGAACTCGTGCCCAGGACGGCCTGCCCATCATCGGCAAAATGATCAAGGACGAATATCCGACCACCGCCCAACTCGCCCGGTTTCAAGGCGAATTCGAGTTACTTCGAAACCTGGCTGGAGAGGGTGTGGTTGAAGTCTTTGGCATCGAGCAGTTTGAAAACCGAATGGTGATTTTGCTCGAAGATTTCGGGGGACGTTCGCTGCACCAGTTGTATCACCACCAGCCCTGCCCGCTGGCGGATGGACTCCGGCTGGCAATTCGCGTCAGCCGGATTTTGAGCCGGATCCATCAGGCCAATGTGATTCACAAAGACATCACACCGGGCAACATTGTTTTCAACCCAACCAAAGACATTCTCAAGTTGATTGATTTTGGTAGCGCGACCCATTTCGCCCTGGAAAAATCTGCATTTCAAAGCGTGAATGTGCTTGAAGGGACGCTGGCCTACATTTCGCCGGAACAAACCGGACGTATGAACCGGGGGCTTGATTACCGCACCGATTTATATTCGCTTGGCGTGGTGTTGTATGAACTCTTTACCGGCCAGCTCCCGTTTCAGTCCCGTGATTTGCTGGAACTGGTGCATTGTCATCTGGCGGTTGACCCGATTCCTCCGGGTCAGATGAACCCTGAAATCCCGGAGATTGTCTCTGACATCATTCTGAAATTGATGGCCAAGGCGGCGGAAGACCGGTATCAAAGTGCTGAAGGCGTTGCCTTTGACCTTCGCGAATCACTGAGCCAGCTTGAGCACACCGGACGGATCTCACCGTTTGTGCTCGGGCGGCACGAAATCCTCAACCGGTTTCAGATTCCCCAAAAATTGTATGGACGCGAAACCGAGACGGCTGAATTGCTGAGCCTGTTTCGGCGTGTGAGTGACGGAACGTCAGAACTTGGACTCATTTCCGGCTATTCTGGAATTGGGAAATCAGCTCTGGTGCAGGAACTTTTTAAGCCTATTACCGAGGAACGCGGCTATTTCATCAGCGGGAAATTTAACCAGTTTCAACGCAATGTCCCTTATGCCTCGGTCATTCAGGCGTTTCAATCGCTGATTCGACAAATTTTGACGGAATCGGAGTCCCAGATTGCCCAATGGCGTCAGGAACTAACCGAAGCCCTCGGCATCAACGGTGAATTGATCACGTCTGTGATTCCCGAAGTTGAACTCATCATTGGACCGCAGCCTCCCGTTGTGTCACTGGGACCGACCGAGACCCGAAACCGGTTCAATTTGATGTTTCAAAATTTCATTCGCGTATTTGCCCAGGCGGATCATCCACTGGTGCTGTTTTTGGATGATCTGCAATGGGCTGATCCGGATTCGTTGAAATTGATTGGCACGCTGATTTCAACGGTTGATATCCACCACCTGCTGGTGCTCGGGGCCTATCGTGATAATGAAGTTGACCCAGGGCATCCGCTGCAGTTGATGATTCACGAAGCCCAGAAAAATGGAGCTTCCATTTCAGACATCAAGCTGGTGCCCCTTGGACTCCAGGAAGTGACCGCCCTGGTGGCCGATACCCTCAACCAGCCACCAGCCGCCGTTGCGCCATTGGCAGAACTGGTATTTGGAAAAGCCGCCGGCAACCCGTTTTTCACCAGCGAATTTTTAAAACACCTCAACCAGGACGAGTTAATCTGGTTTGATCCTGAACCCGCTGAATGGATCTGGGATATTGACCAGATTCGAGCAGCGGAGATTACCGACAACGTCGTTGAACTCATCACCGCCAACATCCAGCGGCTGAGTCCCGCCACGATTGACGTGCTCAGGATCGCGGCTTGCCTTGGGAACCAGTTTGATTTGTTGAAGTTATCGCTGGCAACCGGCAAAACCGAGCGCGAAATCATCACTGATTTGCGGGAAGCGGTCAGAGAGGGGTTGATCTTGCCCCTGGGTGATGGGTACCAGGTGATTGAATATGGCATTTTGGGTGACCGCACCCGTGAAACCATCGAGTGTAAATTTGCGCATGACCGGGTGCAGCAGGCGGTCTATTCGTTAATTCCGGTGGCCAGCCTGGAAAAAATTCACTTTACGGTGGGCCAGCGGCTCTTGAGTGGAATCTCGGCGGACCAGCTCGAAGACCTCCTGTTTGAAATCGTCAATCACCTCAATTCGGGCCCCGGATTGTTGACCACTGACCACGAACGGTTTGAACTGGCTGAACTCAACCACCGGGCGGGCTGTCGGGCACGCGAATCCGCCGCCTTTCAACCAGCACTCAATTATTTCTCAACGGCCATTGAATTGTTACCCGCCGACGTCTGGCACAATCAGTATCAGTTTACACTCAGGTTGTATAACGATGCCTGCGAAGCGGCCTTCCTGTGCGGCCAGTATGAGCAAATGCAGACGCTGGCCGCCGTGGTGATGACCGAGGCCAGGGAAATCCTTGATACATTGAAGGTGTACGACGTCCGAAGTCAGGCGCTGTTTGCACAAAACCAGCTCAAGGATTCGGTGGACATTGCGCTCGAATTTCTCAAAAAGCTGGAGATTGAATTTCCGCTCCAACCAACCCAGGAAGACATTGGCCGGGCCCTCCATGAACTCAATCGGCTCCTCAACGGAAGGCCGATTGAAAGTCTGGTTGACCTGCCGGTGATGACCGACCCGCCAGCACTGGCGGCTCAACAGATGCTGGCCCGGATCGGAGTGGCCGCCTATGCCGCCTATCCGCAAACATTTCCATTGATTGTCGCGCACCGGGTCAAGCTCTCGCTGCTGCACGGGAATACGCCGCTTGCCGTTTCAGCCTATGCTTCGTACGGACTGTTTCTGAGCGGCTGGCTTCAAAACATTGACGCGGGCTATGAATTCAGCACGCTGGCGTTAGAGTTGATTGAAAAATTTGGCGCTGAACACCTCCGGATTCGGGTTTCGCTGATCCACTACGCCATGGTGAGTTACTGGAAAGACCACCTGAAAGACTGTATGGCGCCGCTGATTGAAATCTACAAAAGCGGTCTGGAACAGGGTGATTTTGAATATGCCACGTCGCTTCTGTTGATGATTTCACTCTGCGAAATCAACCTCGGGACTGAATTGAACCTGCAGTACCAGAACCTGGTGAAGTATGGCGATCTCCTCAAGCGCATGAAGCAGGCCCGACCCGGAGTTGCTATCAGTATTTTGAAACAGGTCGTGTCAAATCTGCTGGGCAAGGCCAGTGACCCGGCACTTTTGATCGGGGATGCTTGTAACGCAACCCAATTGCTGGCCAACCCGGCAGTCCAGAAAGATACGGCGCTCCTGGGTGTGATCCATTTGTATCAGCTTGAGTTATGTATTTATTTTGAGCGCTATCAGGCAGCAATTGAGCAGGCCGATTTGACCAGACGCTACCTTCCTGGATTGAACTCCACCGGCTCAATCCCCATGTATCATTTTTATGATGCCCTGGCCCGGTTGGCGATTGCCAAAACCGACAGCGAGCAGCGAGCGGCATTGCTGGCACAGGTTGAGGCAACCCAGCTCAAACTTGGTCTGTGGGCGCGAAAATGCCCTGGAAATGTTGCCCACAAATTCCATCTGGTCGAAGCTGAGCGACTGGGGCTTGAAGGGAAAATTCCGGAGGCGATGGCGGCCTATGACACCGCTCTCGAACTCGCCAAACGACACGGCTACATTCAGGAAGAAGCCCTGGCCAACGAACTCACCGCCAGGTTTTATGCCAGCCTTGGGCGAACCAAAATTGCCCGCATGTACCTGGAGGAAGCCCGCTATGGCTACACTCGATGGGGCGCCACGGGCGTCTTGCAGCGGTTTGAAGCCGACCACCCGGAGTTGCTGATCCGACCTGCCGAGTTTCGCGGCCCCGCCACGGGGAAATTCCAATCGCCGGTGGTGACCACTTCGACACGAACCGACAGTACTTCAACCGGGGCCATTGACATGAATACCGTCATTCGGGCCTCACAGGTGATTTCGAGTGAAATTGTACTCGAACGGCTGTTGACCAAAATCCTCCGACTGGTAATCGGGAATGCCGGTGCGCAACGAGCCGCCTTGTTGTTGCCTAAAGATGGCCAGTTTTTCATTGAAGCCCAATGTGAAGGCGATTTGGATCATATTCAGGTGTTGCAATCCCAGCCGGTGACGGCCTCGACGACGTTGCCTCAAACCGTGATCAATTTTGTGGCCCGAACCCAGGAACTGGTTTTGTGCGACAATATCAGTGATGACCGGCGTTTTGCCAAGGATCCCTATATTGAACACGAGCAACCGGCTTCGATGCTCTGCCTTCCGGTGCAAAATCAAGGCAAACTGACCGCCATTTTATACCTTGAAAACAAATCGGTTCGGGGTGCTTTTACTTCACAGCGGGTTGAATTGATGAACCTGTTGACCGCGCAATCGGCCATGTCAATTGAAAACGCCTTGCTCTATGCCAGCCTGGAATCAAAAGTCAAAGAGCGCACGGCTGAATTGACGATTACAGTTGAGCAACTCCAGCGGTCAGAAGCTGAGATCAAAGAAAAAAATACCCAGATTTTGGATAGCATCCGCTACGCCGAGCGCATTCAACAGGCGATTCTGTCAGCCGATGAGCCCGTGGTGCAGTCATTGGGGGAATATTTCATCCTGTTTCGTCCACGCGATATTGTGTCGGGTGATTTCTATTGGTTTCAGGAAGTTGACGGCGCCTTGCTGCTGGCCGTGGCCGATTGTACCGGGCATGGTGTGCCGGGGGCGTTGATGTCCATGATTGGCACCAGCCTGCTCAATCAAATCGTGATTGAAAAACAAGTTCACACGCCGGGGTTGATCCTCGAACACCTGCACGTGGGCATCCGGCGGGCGCTCCGGCAGGACGAAGGCGAAGCCAGTTCACAGGATGGCATGGACATCGGCATCATTCGTATCGAAGCCAGCCGCAATCTGGTGACCTTCGCCGGTGCCAAGCGTCCACTCTATCTGGCTGATCACAAAGGGGTTTTTCAGGAAATCCAGGGTGACCGGAAACCAATCGGAGGCCGCCAAAAAGAAGCCGTTCGCCATTTTACCGAGCATCGAATTGAGATTCTGGATGAAATGACTTTTTATTTGTGTACCGATGGTCTGGCCGACCAGCCCGGAGACGTCGAATCGAAATTTGGAACTCGGCGGGTCAGGGAATTGCTGCAGGCCAACTGTCAATTGCCGCTGGCTGAACAACACTCTCGCATCATTGCCGCCATTGCTGCCCATCAGGGACAAACTCCTCAGCGGGATGACATTGCGTTGGTGGGAGTCCGAATCAGAATGGGGCTGAGGGCTGAAAAAACCAGGGCTTGGGGCTGA
- a CDS encoding protein kinase codes for MNRPKVLIVDDDPQNLTILVDLFEHYHAHFEVYQALNGNLALKIAQSRVPDVIITDWEMPEMDGIEFIRRLKASSKTMDIPVIMCTGVMTSSVNLKTALEVGAVDYIRKPVDPIELEARVGTVLKLADSLRTIRKKNQELEAAHVQADRIFSAFAQVLPGKILDRKYRLEEKIGAGGFGVVFRGTHLQLNRPIAVKIFKPYPGNDSAKAIERFRREGISATRLNHPNAIQILDSGISSDGILYLIMELLHGVSLRQALQEAGKLSPIRCRDIIIPVCDVLVHVHELGMVHRDIKPDNVFLHQTPGGEVVKVLDFGIAKLLADETKGDLPHLTVTGSVVGTPAYTAPERIKAEKYDGRSDVFSAGVMLYEMLSGKSPFHGDISNFAEFLVSRLQKDPIPLHEQLPNVLPEIEQVVMRAISRKPDDRPTAHEFAEAYSKVVAQYIGQVNSGTSVLNPAVLSVMETHAIQLPDTGEPATPGTDLTPAAKSMFHSNPTIGEPSIDMLPTVAHFRPAPTDPPGTAEREAMKNEE; via the coding sequence ATGAACCGCCCCAAAGTACTCATTGTGGATGACGATCCGCAAAACCTCACCATCCTGGTGGATTTGTTTGAACATTACCACGCCCATTTTGAAGTGTATCAGGCACTAAATGGGAATCTGGCGCTCAAAATTGCCCAATCCAGAGTGCCTGATGTCATTATCACGGATTGGGAAATGCCGGAAATGGATGGAATTGAGTTCATTCGTCGGTTAAAGGCCAGCTCCAAAACGATGGATATTCCGGTGATTATGTGTACCGGGGTGATGACTTCGTCAGTCAACCTCAAGACGGCGTTGGAAGTCGGTGCCGTTGACTACATTCGCAAACCCGTTGATCCGATTGAACTTGAAGCACGTGTTGGGACGGTGCTCAAACTGGCGGATTCGCTGCGGACAATTCGCAAGAAGAATCAGGAACTTGAGGCCGCTCATGTGCAGGCCGACCGGATTTTCTCGGCTTTTGCCCAGGTGCTGCCAGGCAAAATACTGGATCGAAAATACCGACTTGAAGAAAAAATTGGCGCCGGAGGCTTTGGTGTGGTTTTTCGCGGAACCCACCTCCAACTCAATCGTCCAATTGCGGTCAAAATTTTCAAGCCCTACCCAGGAAATGATTCCGCCAAAGCCATTGAGCGGTTTCGACGCGAAGGGATTTCAGCTACCCGGCTCAACCACCCCAACGCCATCCAGATCCTGGATTCAGGCATTTCAAGTGACGGTATCCTGTACCTGATTATGGAGTTGCTGCACGGGGTTTCGCTTCGTCAGGCGCTGCAAGAAGCCGGAAAATTGTCGCCGATTCGGTGTCGTGACATCATCATTCCAGTGTGTGACGTGCTGGTCCACGTGCATGAATTGGGAATGGTCCATCGTGACATCAAGCCGGACAATGTGTTTCTCCATCAGACGCCGGGCGGAGAAGTGGTCAAAGTTCTGGATTTTGGGATTGCCAAGCTGCTGGCAGACGAGACCAAAGGGGATCTTCCACATTTAACGGTCACGGGTTCTGTTGTCGGAACTCCGGCCTACACGGCACCCGAACGGATCAAAGCCGAAAAGTATGATGGCCGGTCAGATGTATTTAGTGCGGGCGTGATGCTCTATGAAATGTTGAGCGGAAAATCGCCCTTTCACGGTGATATCTCCAATTTTGCTGAATTTCTGGTCAGTCGGCTGCAGAAAGACCCGATTCCATTACACGAGCAACTTCCAAATGTTCTGCCTGAGATCGAACAGGTTGTAATGCGTGCCATCAGCCGGAAACCAGATGACCGTCCAACGGCCCATGAGTTTGCTGAAGCCTATTCCAAAGTCGTGGCGCAGTACATTGGGCAGGTTAATTCTGGAACGAGTGTGCTCAATCCAGCCGTGCTGTCTGTGATGGAAACCCATGCCATCCAACTTCCTGACACCGGTGAACCTGCCACTCCTGGAACTGACCTGACCCCGGCGGCAAAAAGCATGTTTCATTCCAACCCGACCATTGGCGAACCGTCCATTGATATGCTGCCAACCGTGGCTCATTTCCGACCCGCACCGACTGACCCGCCCGGCACCGCCGAAAGGGAAGCCATGAAGAATGAAGAATGA
- a CDS encoding tetratricopeptide repeat protein — protein sequence MHNKKWFRLVLVLMMVVCFGANHWTVCAQSPAAVEANKLYQEQKWEAAAKAFEAVTKAEPKNAAAWFKLGTSLQLMGKLEAAIPAYLKAVELGNIPLAMFNLGCVYSRLNQKDESLKWLDQAVKAGFSNEDKLKTDADLAAVRDDERFKPIVQQAHLLAKPCDRPECRQFDFWIGEWDVFNPAGQKIGESSIQLILNDCIIFENYSTRPFSPYEGKSFNVYDQTEKKWKQTWVDVTGSILELSGEFKDGVMDLRGEAKPQPGQTTRLLNQITWKKLPDGTINQVWNQSSDGGKTWTKAFDGIYKPKPEKK from the coding sequence ATGCACAACAAAAAATGGTTCCGTCTTGTGTTGGTTTTGATGATGGTGGTCTGTTTTGGCGCAAATCATTGGACTGTTTGCGCTCAGAGCCCAGCAGCGGTTGAAGCCAACAAGTTGTATCAAGAGCAAAAATGGGAAGCAGCCGCCAAAGCATTTGAAGCAGTGACCAAAGCCGAACCCAAGAATGCCGCAGCCTGGTTTAAACTTGGAACGTCACTGCAATTGATGGGAAAACTCGAAGCGGCGATCCCGGCTTATTTAAAGGCTGTGGAACTTGGCAACATTCCACTTGCAATGTTTAACCTTGGGTGTGTCTATAGTCGGTTAAACCAGAAAGATGAATCGCTGAAATGGCTAGACCAGGCCGTCAAAGCCGGGTTCAGCAACGAAGACAAACTCAAGACTGATGCCGACCTGGCGGCGGTTCGCGATGATGAGCGATTTAAACCTATCGTTCAACAGGCGCACTTACTGGCCAAACCCTGTGACCGTCCCGAATGCCGCCAGTTTGATTTCTGGATTGGTGAATGGGACGTGTTTAACCCGGCAGGGCAGAAAATCGGTGAAAGCAGCATTCAGTTAATTCTCAACGACTGTATTATCTTTGAAAATTATTCCACCCGTCCTTTCAGCCCATATGAAGGCAAAAGTTTTAACGTGTATGATCAAACTGAAAAGAAATGGAAACAGACCTGGGTGGATGTAACTGGAAGTATTTTGGAACTTTCGGGTGAATTTAAAGACGGAGTAATGGATTTGCGTGGTGAAGCCAAACCACAACCTGGACAAACAACCCGGCTGTTAAATCAGATTACCTGGAAAAAGCTCCCGGACGGCACCATCAACCAGGTTTGGAACCAGTCATCAGATGGCGGCAAGACCTGGACCAAAGCCTTTGACGGCATCTATAAGCCCAAGCCGGAGAAGAAATAA